In one Umezawaea sp. Da 62-37 genomic region, the following are encoded:
- a CDS encoding SDR family NAD(P)-dependent oxidoreductase translates to MPKTLAVFGAGPVLGLSVARRFGREGFRVALVSRTKETQDEVAARLAADGVEAAGFTADVSDRAQIASAVEAVIEEFGQIDVAQFSPGGGTMGEGIVPALDITPENLQPIFDEFVLSGVALVNAVLPGMVERGDGAILFTAGQSGVHPTPFLGNAGMGQAALRNYFHNLNKVLAEKGVHVGAVNIGALIEGSVPHRTITARPDLGFEVESYHPDVFAEGFWELYTKRDKAEVLIGGFGR, encoded by the coding sequence ATGCCCAAGACCCTTGCCGTTTTCGGTGCAGGCCCCGTCCTGGGGCTGTCCGTCGCTCGACGTTTCGGCCGTGAGGGCTTCCGCGTCGCACTGGTCTCGCGCACCAAGGAGACCCAGGACGAGGTCGCCGCCCGACTCGCGGCCGACGGCGTCGAAGCGGCGGGCTTCACCGCCGACGTGTCCGACCGCGCCCAGATCGCGTCCGCCGTCGAAGCCGTCATCGAGGAATTCGGGCAGATCGACGTCGCCCAGTTCAGTCCCGGCGGCGGCACCATGGGCGAGGGCATCGTGCCCGCGCTGGACATCACCCCCGAGAACCTCCAGCCGATCTTCGACGAGTTCGTGCTCTCGGGCGTCGCGCTGGTGAACGCCGTGCTGCCGGGCATGGTCGAGCGCGGCGACGGCGCGATCCTGTTCACCGCGGGCCAGTCCGGCGTGCACCCGACGCCGTTCCTCGGCAACGCGGGCATGGGGCAGGCCGCGCTGCGCAACTACTTCCACAACCTGAACAAGGTCCTCGCGGAGAAGGGCGTGCACGTCGGCGCCGTCAACATCGGCGCGCTCATCGAGGGCAGCGTGCCGCACAGGACGATCACCGCGCGCCCCGACCTGGGGTTCGAGGTCGAGTCGTACCACCCCGACGTCTTCGCGGAGGGCTTCTGGGAGCTGTACACCAAGCGCGACAAGGCGGAGGTGCTGATCGGCGGCTTCGGCCGGTAG
- a CDS encoding ABC transporter permease subunit: MTVLPPRPAPVRPAPGASSSRTTSQRLLGRDWRLAAVFIGPTLLLVAGLILFPIISSVFSSTTERHGAETVFVGLDNYTALIDDALFHKGVLNSFVFTAYAEIFKVTLGLIAALMLHHMRRGRAVIAGVILLPWVVPTVVTAFTWRSLFDPIFGSVNVLLTDSGIGPALAAIGLVDKWPAEWLSDPALAMPAVILVNVWKGIPFFTVTFLAGLKAIDGGLYEAAMVDGASPWQRFLHITLPGLRNIMIVTVLLSSIWTFNNFDLIWLMTQGGPGDATAPYVMVAYSKAIQQLQVGAGAAVTLVMLPIIGILVVILVRMMRRGDQPGASDMGRGRLSPAQRAAMPWVIVLASVLMLVWASPHIVWKAALVLGVFVVLAAAVGRVVSALAARGNVLAARLVGGTGTGIALVGLLGFVLAPLYWMTVTAFKSDDQIVARTDDLWPTPWSTEQFTNLFTGRAFGTWYVNTILVSVASTAIALVCAALAGYALARLKFRGSESFTVMILLTYVMPGALLFIPLYQMMSGIGLNDSLWALVLAYPTFTLPFATWLLVGYFKSIPADLEEAALVDGCTRFGAFIRIVLPLAKPGLLAVALFTLTNAWNEFLFAFVFITKDDYKTLPVGMQSMIFGDVVPQGQLAAASLLISIPVVAMYGFGQRFLTEGLTAGAVKG; encoded by the coding sequence GTGACCGTCCTGCCCCCGCGTCCGGCGCCGGTCCGCCCGGCGCCGGGCGCGTCGTCCTCGCGCACCACGTCGCAGCGGCTCCTCGGGCGCGACTGGCGCCTCGCCGCGGTGTTCATCGGGCCGACGCTGCTGCTGGTCGCGGGCCTGATCCTGTTCCCGATCATCAGCTCGGTCTTCTCCAGCACCACGGAACGCCACGGCGCGGAGACGGTCTTCGTCGGGCTGGACAACTACACCGCCCTCATCGACGACGCCCTGTTCCACAAGGGCGTGCTCAACTCGTTCGTCTTCACCGCGTACGCCGAGATCTTCAAGGTGACCCTCGGCCTCATCGCGGCGTTGATGCTGCACCACATGCGCCGCGGCCGGGCGGTCATCGCCGGGGTCATCCTGCTGCCGTGGGTGGTGCCGACGGTCGTCACGGCCTTCACCTGGCGGTCGCTGTTCGACCCGATCTTCGGCAGCGTCAACGTCCTGCTCACCGACTCCGGCATCGGGCCAGCCCTCGCCGCGATCGGGCTCGTCGACAAGTGGCCCGCGGAGTGGCTGTCCGACCCCGCCCTGGCGATGCCCGCGGTCATCCTGGTCAACGTCTGGAAGGGCATCCCGTTCTTCACGGTGACGTTCCTCGCCGGGCTCAAGGCCATCGACGGCGGCCTCTACGAGGCGGCGATGGTGGACGGAGCCTCGCCGTGGCAGCGCTTCCTGCACATCACGCTGCCGGGCCTGCGCAACATCATGATCGTGACGGTGCTGCTGTCGTCGATCTGGACGTTCAACAACTTCGACCTGATCTGGCTGATGACCCAGGGCGGACCGGGGGACGCCACCGCCCCGTACGTGATGGTGGCCTACTCGAAGGCCATCCAGCAGCTGCAAGTGGGCGCGGGCGCCGCGGTCACGCTGGTGATGCTGCCGATCATCGGGATCCTCGTGGTGATCCTCGTGCGGATGATGCGACGCGGCGACCAGCCGGGCGCGAGCGACATGGGGCGCGGGCGGTTGAGTCCCGCACAGCGCGCCGCGATGCCGTGGGTGATCGTCCTGGCCTCGGTCCTCATGCTGGTCTGGGCGTCGCCGCACATCGTGTGGAAGGCCGCGCTCGTGCTGGGCGTGTTCGTGGTGCTCGCGGCCGCCGTCGGCCGGGTCGTCTCCGCGCTCGCCGCGCGGGGCAACGTGTTGGCCGCACGCCTGGTCGGCGGCACCGGAACGGGGATCGCGCTCGTGGGCCTCCTGGGCTTCGTGCTCGCCCCGCTCTACTGGATGACGGTCACCGCGTTCAAGTCCGACGACCAGATCGTCGCGCGCACCGACGACCTCTGGCCGACCCCGTGGAGCACCGAGCAGTTCACCAACCTGTTCACGGGCAGGGCGTTCGGCACCTGGTACGTCAACACGATCCTGGTGTCGGTGGCGTCCACCGCGATAGCCCTGGTCTGCGCGGCGCTGGCGGGCTACGCGTTGGCGCGGTTGAAGTTCCGGGGTTCGGAGAGCTTCACGGTGATGATCCTGCTCACCTACGTGATGCCGGGCGCGCTGCTGTTCATCCCGCTGTACCAGATGATGAGCGGGATCGGGCTCAACGACTCGTTGTGGGCGCTCGTGCTCGCCTACCCCACGTTCACCCTGCCGTTCGCGACGTGGCTGCTCGTCGGGTACTTCAAGTCGATCCCGGCCGACCTGGAGGAGGCCGCGCTGGTCGACGGCTGCACGCGGTTCGGGGCGTTCATCCGGATCGTGCTGCCGCTGGCCAAACCGGGCCTGCTCGCGGTCGCGCTGTTCACGCTCACCAACGCGTGGAACGAGTTCCTGTTCGCGTTCGTGTTCATCACCAAGGACGACTACAAGACCCTGCCCGTCGGCATGCAGTCGATGATCTTCGGTGACGTCGTGCCGCAGGGGCAGTTGGCCGCGGCCTCGCTGCTGATCAGCATCCCGGTAGTGGCGATGTACGGGTTCGGGCAGCGGTTCCTGACCGAGGGCCTCACCGCGGGGGCGGTGAAGGGATGA
- the rfbH gene encoding lipopolysaccharide biosynthesis protein RfbH, translating to MIEREDLLRTIREYHEQQASRPFVPGTTEIQVSGACLDADDKAALAGAAVDMRIAAGALAHSFETSFARKIGTRKARLTNSGSSANLLAMTALTAPELGDARLRPGDEVISAAAAFPTTVNPILQNGLTPVFVDIDERTYNPTPELVEAAIGPRTRAVVLAHTLGNPFPVAEVAELCRDRGMFLVEDNCDAVGSRYGSRLTGTFGDLSTVSFYPAHHMTMGEGGCVLTDSLVLARVVKSLRDWGRDCWCAPGESDKCGRRFDFKVGGLPHGYDHKYIYSHIGYNLKATDLQASLGLSQLARLDDFCATRRHNWSRLREGLDGIDHLRLPEPTPGSDPSWFGFAMTVTPGAPFRRVDVVNFLESRRIATRVLFAGNVLRHPAYSGIHCRVPGSLAVSDHVADNTFWVGVYPGITDEMVDYLVAAVREFVAGHGRPS from the coding sequence GTGATCGAGAGGGAGGACCTGCTCAGGACCATCCGGGAGTACCACGAGCAGCAGGCGAGTCGGCCCTTCGTCCCCGGCACCACCGAGATCCAGGTGTCCGGCGCCTGCCTCGACGCCGACGACAAGGCCGCGCTGGCCGGGGCCGCGGTGGACATGCGCATCGCGGCGGGAGCCCTGGCGCACAGCTTCGAGACGTCGTTCGCCAGGAAGATCGGCACGCGCAAGGCGCGGCTGACGAATTCCGGGTCGTCGGCCAACCTGCTGGCGATGACCGCGTTGACGGCGCCGGAACTGGGCGACGCCCGCCTGCGTCCGGGAGACGAGGTGATCTCCGCCGCGGCGGCGTTCCCGACGACGGTCAACCCGATCCTGCAGAACGGCCTGACGCCGGTGTTCGTCGACATCGACGAACGCACGTACAACCCGACGCCGGAACTGGTGGAGGCGGCCATCGGGCCGAGGACCCGTGCCGTGGTGCTGGCCCACACCCTCGGCAACCCGTTCCCGGTCGCGGAGGTCGCCGAGCTGTGCCGTGATCGCGGCATGTTCCTGGTCGAGGACAACTGCGACGCGGTCGGGTCGAGGTACGGGTCGCGGCTCACCGGGACGTTCGGCGACCTGTCGACCGTCAGCTTCTACCCGGCCCACCACATGACCATGGGCGAGGGTGGATGCGTGCTCACCGACAGCCTGGTGCTGGCCAGGGTGGTGAAATCCCTGCGCGACTGGGGGCGCGACTGCTGGTGCGCGCCGGGCGAGAGCGACAAGTGCGGGAGGCGGTTCGACTTCAAGGTGGGCGGTCTGCCCCACGGGTACGACCACAAGTACATCTACTCGCACATCGGCTACAACCTGAAGGCGACCGATCTGCAGGCCTCCCTCGGCCTGTCGCAACTGGCGAGGCTCGACGACTTCTGCGCCACCAGGCGGCACAACTGGTCCAGGCTCCGCGAAGGCCTTGACGGGATCGACCACCTGCGCCTTCCCGAACCGACGCCCGGCAGTGACCCGAGCTGGTTCGGTTTCGCGATGACCGTCACGCCGGGAGCCCCCTTCCGCCGGGTCGACGTCGTGAACTTCCTCGAAAGCCGCAGGATCGCCACGCGCGTCCTGTTCGCGGGCAACGTCCTGCGCCATCCCGCCTACTCGGGGATCCACTGCCGGGTTCCCGGCAGCCTCGCGGTCAGCGATCACGTCGCCGACAACACCTTCTGGGTCGGCGTGTACCCCGGAATCACCGACGAGATGGTCGACTACCTGGTCGCAGCCGTCCGGGAGTTCGTCGCGGGCCACGGGCGACCCTCGTGA
- a CDS encoding extracellular solute-binding protein, translating to MEEKSDLSRRTFLGMSALGVLGLAGCGGGPAPAPQVDVQVPQALLDQAAALRGGSVGMLSQKLYSEAANKALDHSLQVFAQATGTTVRNDLVSGDAGDMVAKMDAEVKAGTNRDLAFMSDLRFVGQLHNLGDLTDVTDVVDEMRALYGEPATEAANYCVFDGRWFAIPYHFIATGMYLRKDWYEEKGLPLKPHYTWEELRDNALAVSDPAKRRFGWGLTVNRSGDANGFIANVINTYGGAIADNTGTKVVFDSPETVAAVAFIGDIYTNPKYAPMLPPGIGSWTDSSNNENWLAQILGLTLNQFSVYADSKTKNNPVYANTHPFNGATGPALDKPLAYGQSNSFVVFKGAKNPDLAKLVAKFMVGGSALLGVAKGAPCLVNPAWDKVWDSDPYYTSGDPAFAALREQTRTPLPLTTKTGYSFPQAPSPGEQAATAAYLLTDMMQSVIQGARPAEAVASTHARIVQVFEQQGYKQ from the coding sequence GTGGAAGAGAAATCGGACCTGTCGAGGCGCACGTTCCTCGGGATGAGCGCGCTGGGCGTGCTCGGTCTGGCCGGGTGCGGGGGAGGCCCCGCACCCGCGCCGCAGGTCGACGTCCAGGTGCCGCAGGCACTGCTCGACCAGGCCGCCGCGCTCCGCGGCGGGTCGGTGGGGATGCTCTCGCAGAAGCTGTACTCGGAGGCCGCCAACAAGGCGCTGGACCACTCGCTCCAGGTGTTCGCGCAAGCCACCGGCACCACGGTCCGCAACGACCTGGTCTCCGGCGACGCGGGCGACATGGTCGCGAAGATGGACGCCGAGGTGAAGGCGGGCACCAACCGCGACCTCGCCTTCATGAGCGATCTGCGGTTCGTCGGCCAGCTCCACAACCTCGGCGACCTCACCGACGTCACCGACGTGGTCGACGAGATGCGCGCGCTCTACGGGGAACCCGCGACGGAGGCGGCCAACTACTGCGTGTTCGACGGGCGCTGGTTCGCGATCCCCTACCACTTCATCGCGACCGGGATGTACCTGCGCAAGGACTGGTACGAGGAGAAGGGGCTCCCGCTCAAACCCCACTACACGTGGGAGGAGTTGCGCGACAACGCGTTGGCGGTCTCCGACCCGGCGAAGCGGCGCTTCGGCTGGGGTCTCACGGTGAACCGGTCCGGCGACGCCAACGGTTTCATCGCGAACGTCATCAACACCTACGGCGGCGCGATCGCGGACAACACCGGTACGAAGGTGGTGTTCGACTCGCCGGAGACCGTCGCCGCCGTCGCGTTCATCGGCGACATCTACACGAACCCGAAGTACGCGCCGATGCTGCCACCGGGGATCGGGAGCTGGACCGACTCGAGCAACAACGAGAACTGGCTGGCGCAGATCCTGGGGCTCACGCTCAACCAGTTCAGCGTCTACGCCGACTCGAAGACCAAGAACAACCCGGTCTACGCCAACACGCACCCGTTCAACGGCGCCACCGGACCGGCGCTCGACAAGCCGCTCGCGTACGGCCAGTCGAACTCGTTCGTCGTGTTCAAGGGGGCGAAGAACCCCGACCTCGCCAAGCTGGTGGCGAAGTTCATGGTCGGCGGGAGCGCGCTGCTCGGCGTCGCGAAGGGAGCACCGTGCCTGGTCAACCCCGCGTGGGACAAGGTGTGGGACTCCGACCCGTACTACACCAGCGGTGACCCGGCCTTCGCCGCGCTGCGGGAGCAGACCCGCACGCCGCTCCCGCTGACCACCAAGACCGGCTACTCGTTCCCCCAGGCCCCGAGTCCTGGCGAGCAGGCCGCCACCGCCGCCTACCTGCTGACCGACATGATGCAGTCGGTCATCCAGGGCGCCCGGCCCGCCGAGGCCGTCGCCTCGACCCACGCCCGGATCGTCCAGGTCTTCGAACAGCAGGGGTACAAGCAGTGA
- a CDS encoding mandelate racemase/muconate lactonizing enzyme family protein — MRIVNVTTAVVAYHGQATLVRIDTDEGISGFGEANPDAGAGSVVGMIEFLAPLLIDEDPRNVERCWEKLRRNKVFAGPQGGVFVIALSGIEIALWDLAGKASGQPVYRLLGGKFRDRIRLYADCGDGDDPAGSIAGCVDRAQRVVAEGFTAIKFDIDDLRHPAKFDAFNHTINAAELRSMVERVAAVREAIGPDVDLAIDLHARYDLPSACRISWELEPFHLMWLEEPLPAENIDALARVRAQTRTPICAGENLYLRWGFHELLERGAVDVIEPDVPKCGGLAEAKKIANLAELHYIPFAPHLVSTPLGTMATSHLCGAIPNFYVQEWHALDERAVWDSYVHAPDGSGSIVKDGYITLPDTPGIGVELDMDSVRAHAVAGYGVFE, encoded by the coding sequence ATGCGGATCGTGAACGTCACAACGGCGGTGGTGGCCTACCACGGCCAGGCCACGCTGGTCCGGATCGACACCGACGAGGGCATCAGCGGGTTCGGCGAGGCCAATCCCGACGCGGGCGCGGGCTCCGTCGTCGGGATGATCGAGTTCCTGGCGCCCCTGCTGATCGACGAGGACCCGCGCAACGTCGAGCGGTGCTGGGAGAAGTTGCGCCGCAACAAGGTCTTCGCGGGCCCCCAGGGCGGGGTGTTCGTGATCGCCCTGTCCGGGATCGAGATCGCGCTGTGGGACCTCGCGGGCAAGGCTTCCGGGCAACCGGTCTACCGACTGCTCGGCGGGAAGTTCCGCGACCGGATCCGCCTCTACGCCGACTGCGGCGACGGCGACGACCCGGCGGGCTCGATCGCCGGGTGCGTCGACCGGGCCCAACGGGTGGTCGCCGAGGGCTTCACCGCCATCAAGTTCGACATCGACGACCTGCGCCACCCCGCCAAGTTCGACGCCTTCAACCACACGATCAACGCCGCCGAGCTGCGGTCGATGGTCGAGCGCGTGGCGGCCGTCCGGGAGGCGATCGGGCCGGACGTCGATCTGGCCATCGACCTGCACGCCCGCTACGACCTGCCGAGCGCCTGCCGGATCTCGTGGGAACTCGAGCCGTTCCACCTGATGTGGCTCGAGGAACCACTGCCCGCGGAGAACATCGACGCGCTGGCGCGGGTGCGCGCGCAGACCCGCACGCCGATCTGCGCGGGCGAGAACCTCTACCTGCGGTGGGGATTCCACGAGCTGCTCGAACGCGGCGCCGTGGACGTCATCGAGCCGGACGTGCCCAAGTGCGGCGGCCTCGCCGAAGCCAAGAAGATCGCCAACCTCGCGGAACTCCACTACATCCCCTTCGCACCGCACCTGGTGTCGACGCCGCTGGGCACGATGGCCACGTCGCACCTGTGCGGAGCGATCCCCAACTTCTACGTCCAGGAATGGCACGCCCTCGACGAGCGGGCGGTGTGGGACAGCTACGTCCACGCCCCCGACGGGAGCGGCTCGATCGTCAAGGACGGCTACATCACGCTTCCCGACACCCCCGGCATCGGCGTGGAACTCGACATGGACAGCGTTCGGGCGCACGCCGTCGCGGGTTACGGGGTGTTCGAGTAG
- a CDS encoding glycosyltransferase encodes MNIPPDNRTRVLVTVNPFESHVRGLVTLVTTLGELGHDVRIAVPDGWSGRLRDYGVTTVEIGPMWVAPRFATAVFGALLDGGATGFDRTLIAEFTSPRFVGPVVDGVLRLSEHWRPHVVVHECTEFGGYLAAEVLGIPHVVVDIGSMAAIAQGLHEELIRPALTALRSRLGLAPEPLTPGILRHLTVTMTPERFNHADFEPPLARYRHEFPVRHDERLPDVFARLPEDRPVIYLSMGSIGPLSSRFMQRSTEIYEEIFTALAALECSVIAALPSRYEPLFRSLPPHVHTMPWVPQSLVLDHVDLFITHGGLNSIRDTITSGVPQVLLPFFADHPGNALRCEQLGTGIRVDPTTVTAAEVHSACERVLANPSYRRETEGLRRHMRALPPQTAFAGDLERLVEEHSAGVGVS; translated from the coding sequence ATGAACATTCCCCCTGACAACCGCACAAGAGTGCTCGTCACCGTCAACCCATTCGAATCGCACGTTCGCGGACTGGTCACACTCGTCACCACGTTGGGCGAACTCGGCCACGACGTGCGGATCGCGGTTCCCGACGGCTGGTCCGGGCGGCTGCGCGACTACGGCGTGACAACCGTCGAGATCGGTCCGATGTGGGTCGCCCCCAGGTTCGCCACCGCCGTCTTCGGCGCCCTGCTCGACGGGGGCGCGACGGGTTTCGACCGGACCCTGATAGCGGAATTCACCTCCCCCCGCTTCGTCGGTCCCGTTGTCGACGGGGTGCTCCGCCTGTCCGAGCACTGGCGACCGCACGTGGTGGTGCACGAATGCACCGAATTCGGCGGATACCTGGCCGCGGAGGTGCTCGGGATACCGCACGTCGTCGTGGACATCGGCTCGATGGCGGCGATTGCGCAAGGCCTTCACGAGGAGCTGATCCGGCCCGCGCTGACCGCTCTGCGATCCCGGCTCGGACTCGCGCCGGAACCCCTCACGCCAGGGATCCTGCGCCATCTCACGGTCACGATGACGCCGGAGCGGTTCAACCACGCGGACTTCGAACCACCTCTCGCCCGTTATCGGCACGAGTTCCCCGTGCGCCACGACGAGCGGTTGCCGGACGTGTTCGCCCGACTCCCGGAGGACAGGCCGGTCATCTACCTCTCGATGGGGTCGATCGGCCCGCTCTCCTCGCGCTTCATGCAGCGGTCGACCGAGATCTACGAGGAGATCTTCACCGCGCTGGCCGCACTGGAGTGCTCCGTCATCGCCGCCCTGCCGTCGCGGTACGAGCCGCTGTTCCGCTCACTGCCACCCCATGTCCACACCATGCCCTGGGTCCCCCAGTCGCTCGTGCTGGACCACGTGGACCTGTTCATCACCCACGGCGGCCTGAACTCGATCCGCGACACGATCACCAGCGGAGTGCCGCAGGTGCTGCTGCCCTTCTTCGCCGACCACCCCGGGAACGCGCTGCGCTGCGAGCAGCTCGGGACCGGCATCCGCGTCGACCCGACCACGGTCACCGCGGCGGAGGTGCACTCCGCCTGCGAGCGGGTGCTGGCGAACCCCTCCTACCGGCGGGAAACGGAAGGACTCCGGCGACACATGCGGGCGCTGCCCCCGCAGACCGCGTTCGCCGGTGACCTGGAACGCCTCGTCGAGGAGCACTCGGCGGGGGTGGGCGTCTCGTGA
- a CDS encoding FCD domain-containing protein, with translation MQRRQESPDAVKVRTLPVQVAAHLTRRIVSGGIEDGRAPSELDIAQEFGVSRVVARETLKILASLDIVDVAQGRRVVVRPRAEWDYLSPLLIEWLPEEIVTELLQELDQMRVLLEPALAAMAAVSITDETLDRLRDEIDRMSALEADPEAYLEVDHEFHMEICRAADNRILDRIMYSARWLGTASRRITNEGPAALRCATTDHTEIYEALVARDPEGARAAMHKHLKNNSTLLAEKKQQTERAARRR, from the coding sequence ATGCAAAGGAGACAAGAGTCTCCGGACGCTGTCAAGGTCCGGACCCTCCCGGTGCAGGTGGCCGCCCACCTGACCCGGCGCATCGTCAGCGGCGGGATCGAGGACGGTCGCGCGCCGTCGGAACTCGACATCGCCCAGGAGTTCGGGGTGTCCCGAGTGGTGGCGCGGGAGACGCTCAAAATCCTTGCCTCGCTTGACATCGTCGACGTCGCGCAGGGCCGCCGCGTCGTCGTGCGCCCCCGCGCGGAGTGGGACTACCTGAGCCCGTTGCTGATCGAGTGGCTGCCCGAGGAGATCGTCACCGAGCTGCTGCAGGAGTTGGACCAGATGCGCGTGCTGCTCGAGCCCGCGCTCGCCGCGATGGCCGCGGTCAGCATCACCGACGAGACGCTGGACCGGCTCAGGGACGAGATCGACCGCATGTCGGCGCTCGAGGCGGATCCCGAGGCCTACCTCGAGGTCGACCACGAGTTCCACATGGAGATCTGCCGAGCGGCGGACAACCGCATCCTCGACCGGATCATGTACTCCGCCCGCTGGCTCGGCACGGCCAGCCGTCGCATCACCAACGAGGGTCCGGCCGCGTTGCGGTGCGCCACCACCGACCACACGGAGATCTACGAGGCGCTCGTGGCGCGCGACCCGGAAGGCGCCCGCGCGGCGATGCACAAGCACCTGAAGAACAACTCCACGCTCCTCGCGGAGAAGAAGCAGCAGACCGAACGGGCCGCCCGGCGGCGTTAG
- a CDS encoding glycoside hydrolase family 6 protein, with product MKRRKQVAVASVLSSTLVAAVVALAVGGGTTASAADSAFYVDPSSSSAKWVAANPGDSRTPVIRDRIASVPQARWFTTTNTSSVRSEINSFVGAAASAGKVPILVVYDIPNRDCGGASGGGAPSHSAYRAWVDEVAAGLAGRPAAIILEPDVLPIMSNCQSTDQQNQTKASIAYAGKKLKSGSSQAKVYMDIGNSAWLTPSEAANRLRAADVSNSADGISTNVSNYRTTANEVSYAKAVLNAVGDNRLKAVVDTSRNGNGPLGEEWCDPAGRAIGTPSTTGTGDSKIDAFLWVKLPGESDGCIGPAGQFVPQRAYDLAVAAGPTTTTTTTTTTGNNPGGGCAVTHRVVSQWSGGYSGEIVITNRGASINGWTLSFTAPGVSVTQGWNGSWTDTGDVVRVANASWNGALASGGQATIGYNADYSGTTPPFASASLNGTACS from the coding sequence ATGAAGCGGAGAAAGCAGGTCGCTGTCGCGAGCGTGCTCTCCAGCACCCTCGTAGCGGCGGTGGTTGCTCTGGCGGTAGGCGGGGGCACGACCGCCAGCGCGGCGGACTCGGCGTTCTACGTCGACCCGTCGAGTTCCAGCGCGAAGTGGGTCGCGGCCAACCCCGGTGACTCGCGGACGCCCGTCATCCGCGACCGGATCGCCTCGGTCCCGCAGGCGAGGTGGTTCACCACCACCAACACCTCGTCGGTGCGCTCGGAGATCAACTCCTTCGTCGGCGCCGCCGCTTCCGCGGGGAAGGTCCCGATCCTGGTGGTCTACGACATCCCCAACCGCGACTGCGGTGGTGCGAGCGGTGGCGGCGCGCCCTCCCACTCGGCTTACCGGGCATGGGTGGACGAGGTCGCCGCGGGGTTGGCGGGCCGCCCGGCGGCGATCATCCTCGAGCCCGACGTGCTGCCGATCATGAGCAACTGCCAGAGCACCGACCAGCAGAACCAGACCAAGGCGTCCATCGCCTACGCGGGCAAGAAGCTCAAGTCCGGTTCCTCGCAGGCCAAGGTGTACATGGACATCGGCAACTCCGCTTGGTTGACGCCGTCGGAGGCCGCCAACCGGCTGCGCGCCGCCGACGTGTCCAACAGCGCCGACGGCATCTCCACCAACGTGTCGAACTACCGCACCACCGCCAACGAGGTGTCCTACGCCAAGGCCGTGCTGAACGCCGTGGGGGACAACAGGCTGAAAGCGGTGGTGGACACCAGCCGCAACGGCAACGGGCCGCTGGGCGAGGAGTGGTGCGACCCGGCGGGCCGTGCGATCGGCACGCCCAGCACGACCGGCACCGGTGACTCGAAGATCGACGCGTTCCTGTGGGTCAAGCTGCCGGGCGAGTCGGACGGCTGCATCGGGCCCGCGGGCCAGTTCGTGCCGCAGCGCGCGTACGACCTGGCCGTGGCGGCGGGACCGACGACCACGACGACGACGACCACGACCACCGGCAACAACCCCGGTGGCGGCTGCGCGGTGACCCACCGCGTGGTCAGCCAGTGGTCGGGCGGGTACTCCGGCGAGATCGTCATCACGAACAGGGGAGCGTCGATCAACGGGTGGACCCTCTCGTTCACCGCGCCGGGAGTGTCGGTCACGCAGGGCTGGAACGGGAGTTGGACCGACACCGGGGACGTGGTCCGGGTCGCCAACGCGTCCTGGAACGGCGCGCTCGCGTCCGGTGGTCAGGCGACGATCGGCTACAACGCCGACTACAGCGGGACCACGCCGCCGTTCGCCTCGGCGTCGTTGAACGGCACCGCGTGCTCGTAG
- the rfbD gene encoding dTDP-4-dehydrorhamnose reductase, protein MSRVLVTGADGLLGARITSPTSPFRDGGRTVVGFGSGELDITDATALDDTVAPRDVVINCAAYTAVDDAETDGDRAFAVNASGAGLLARICAGKRARLVHLSTGYVFDGTAPDPYEVHSPTGPVNVYGRSKLAGERAVRDEFPGALVVRTMWLHSGRATGFPAALLRKCERGDPVAVVSDQIASPTYVGDLVSALADLVAHPDPPLLTHATSAGAVSKYGFARAVAAAAGLDVDLVRPCRTADVRTAADRPRNAVLSDSSWTARGLTPLPHWRDALRRACA, encoded by the coding sequence GTGAGCAGGGTGCTCGTCACCGGCGCGGACGGTCTGCTCGGCGCTCGGATCACGAGTCCCACCAGTCCTTTCCGGGACGGAGGCCGGACGGTCGTGGGATTCGGATCGGGCGAACTCGACATCACCGACGCCACGGCGTTGGACGACACCGTCGCCCCGCGGGACGTGGTGATCAACTGCGCCGCCTACACCGCGGTCGACGACGCCGAGACCGACGGCGATCGGGCGTTCGCGGTCAACGCGTCCGGCGCCGGGCTGCTGGCCCGGATCTGCGCCGGGAAACGAGCGCGGCTGGTGCACCTCTCCACCGGTTACGTCTTCGACGGCACAGCCCCCGACCCGTACGAGGTCCATTCGCCGACCGGGCCGGTCAACGTGTACGGCAGGTCCAAACTGGCGGGGGAACGGGCCGTGCGGGACGAGTTCCCCGGCGCCCTCGTCGTCCGCACCATGTGGTTGCACTCGGGTCGGGCGACCGGGTTCCCCGCCGCGCTCCTGCGCAAGTGCGAGCGGGGCGACCCCGTCGCGGTCGTCTCCGACCAGATCGCCTCCCCCACCTACGTCGGCGACCTCGTGTCCGCGTTAGCCGATCTGGTCGCGCACCCCGATCCGCCGCTCCTGACCCACGCGACCTCGGCGGGCGCGGTGTCGAAGTACGGGTTCGCCCGCGCCGTCGCCGCGGCGGCGGGTCTCGACGTCGACCTGGTGCGCCCCTGCCGGACGGCGGACGTCCGGACCGCGGCGGACCGCCCCCGCAACGCCGTGCTGTCGGACTCGTCGTGGACCGCCCGCGGGTTGACACCGTTGCCGCACTGGCGTGACGCGTTGCGCCGCGCCTGCGCGTGA